Proteins encoded by one window of Cannabis sativa cultivar Pink pepper isolate KNU-18-1 chromosome 4, ASM2916894v1, whole genome shotgun sequence:
- the LOC133036672 gene encoding uncharacterized protein LOC133036672 — translation MDESFRARVNKVFGSLASVRSSSSSLQSSPWSITGDEVERKEWRRCADTSGRDEMPCSSSFDSFLKKDRGALRRRNFEDDREGIDDADEEGDEKSDVGQEKWNIRSSIGMDRTLDYEEEEDEFDKVASGREGVGDRLYMKDVTETGSYLNSDNVLGIKKDPRANHLAAKLRLKEDEAETESKTPSSSLASSVDMQVSVSDPNAKCTKIEAMPNSILKRKEHEEALKSRKRVRFDVGFENECKEESFPKNAAVSNNNKSCGGVPDYLVNPSKYRCYSFASTSEVNDNEVESLNRESGSNMESAGGVADLPNSVTFIPKKKKTSGDSRDIEIDNNEVKHKEGDKQIEFPVGIALAEVQSVNSGVEDDDDDETEIKAADEGIATQNAGRRYRKMSRSDD, via the exons ATGGATGAAAGCTTTCGAGCCCGAGTGAACAAGGTGTTCGGATCGCTCGCCTCAGTGCGGTCCTCTTCTTCATCTCTTCAGTCGTCTCCCTGGTCCATCACCGGCGATGAGGTCGAGCGTAAAGAGTGGAGGCGCTGTGCTGATACCTCCGGTAGAGACGAAATGCCTTGTTCTTCGTCTTTCGACTCGTTTTTGAAGAAAGATCGGGGAGCTTTGCGCCGAAGAAACTTTGAGGACGATCGGGAGGGAATCGATGACGCTGATGAAGAAGGGGACGAAAAATCAGATGTTGGTCAAGAAAAATGGAATATCAGATCCTCTATTGGCATGGACCGAACCCTCGACTACGAG GAAGAGGAAGATGAGTTTGACAAAGTAGCTTCAGGAAGAGAAGGTGTTGGGGATCGCTTGTATATGAAAGATGTTACTGAAACTGGGTCTTATTTGAATTCCGACAATGTGCTTGGTATCAAAAAGGACCCACGAGCCAATCACCTAGCTGCCAAGCTTAGGCTGAAAGAAGATGAAGCTGAAACTGAATCCAAAACCCCTAGTTCTAGTCTGGCTTCTTCTGTAGATATGCAGGTCTCAGTCTCAGACCCAAATGCAAAGTGTACCAAAATTGAAGCTATGCCGAACtctattttgaaaagaaaagagCACGAGGAAGCTTTGAAGTCACGCAAACGGGTCAGGTTCGACGTTGggttcgaaaatgaatgcaaagAAGAGTCATTTCCGAAAAATGCAGCAGTGAGCAACAACAACAAGTCTTGTGGTGGAGTACCTGACTATTTAGTAAACCCCTCTAAGTACAGATGTTATAGCTTTGCTTCAACTAGTGAAGTTAATGATAATGAGGTTGAAAGTTTGAATAGAGAATCAGGGTCAAATATGGAGAGTGCTGGTGGTGTAGCTGATCTTCCAAATTCTGTgacttttattccaaagaaaaaaaagactAGTGGTGATAGTAGAGACATAGAAATTGACAACAATGAAGTGAAACACAAGGAAGGTGACAAACAAATTGAATTCCCAGTTGGCATTGCATTAGCAGAAGTCCAAAGTGTAAATAGTGGAGTcgaggatgatgatgatgatgagactGAAATAAAGGCTGCAGATGAAGGCATTGCAACCCAAAACGCAGGTCGTAGGTATCGAAAAATGTCAAGGTCAGATGACTGA
- the LOC133036674 gene encoding ADP-ribosylation factor GTPase-activating protein AGD3, translating to MLFSKLDDSPMFRKQIQCLEESAESLRDRSLKFYKGSRKYTEGLGEGYDGDIAFASALEAFGGGHNDPISVAFGGPVMTKFTIALREIGTYKEVLRSQVEHMLNDRLLHFVNIDLLEVKEARKRFDKASLIYDQAREKYLSLRKSTKTDVASVLEEELHHARSTFEQARFSLITALSNVEAKKRFEFLEAVSGTMDAHLRYFKQGYELLHQMEPYINQVLTYAQQSRERSNYEQAALSERMQDFKRQVDRESRWSSNGSNGSPNGDGIQAIGRSSHKMIEAVMQSAAKGKVQTIRQGYLSKRSSNLRGDWKRRFFVLDSRGMLYYYRKQCSKSSASGSQLSGQRNSSELGSGLLSRWLSSHYHGGVHDEKSVAHHTVNLLTSTIKVDADQSDLRFCFRIISPTKNYTLQAESALDQMDWIEKITGVIASLLSSQGPDRCLPASPMGSSHHRSTSESSSFESSDFDHTAVDELTLEKSSAHLERPLRGSQQQRSCMKNEKPIDVLRRVCGNDRCADCGASEPDWASLNLGVLVCIECSGVHRNLGVHISKVRSLTLDVKVWEPSVIGLFQSLGNTFANSVWEELLQSRSAFQIDLVSTGSYKSDKPQLGFVSKPSHADSISVKEKFIHAKYAEKLFLRKPKDRQYPHLVAQQMWEGVQTNDKKAVYRHIVNSEPDVNAIYKQASFGSSLTLAKVMLLHEQPSLETGDSMGRSSTSSLNLGGTSEGQTMDDLDECTLLHLACETADIGMLELLLQYGANVNATDIRGQTPLHRCILRGKTTYIKWLLARGADTRAVDREGKTPFELAVELNFDDTDILALLSDSSG from the exons ATGCTTTTCTCCAAGCTCGATGACTCTCCTATGTTCCGCAAGCAG ATACAGTGCTTGGAAGAAAGTGCTGAATCATTGAGAGACAGAAGTTTAAAGTTTTACAAAGGAAGCCGAAAATACAC CGAAGGACTTGGGGAAGGATATGATGGAGACATTGCATTTGCAAGTGCACTAGAAGCTTTTGGTGGGGGACACAATGATCCTATCAGTGTAGCTTTTGGAG GCCCTGTTATGACAAAATTTACTATTGCATTGAGAGAAATCGGAACATACAAGGAAGTTCTTCGGTCCCAG GTTGAGCATATGCTTAATGACAGATTACTGCATTTTGTGAATATTGATTTGTTGGAGGTCAAG GAAGCTAGGAAGCGTTTTGACAAGGCTAGCCTTATATATGACCAG GCTCGTGAAAAATATCTATCCCTGAGGAAAAGCACAAAAACTGATGTAGCATCTGTTTTAGAAGAG GAGCTTCATCATGCAAGATCTACATTTGAACAAGCTCGTTTTAGCCTG ATTACAGCTCTTTCTAACGTAGAAGCAAAAAAGAGGTTTGAATTTCTGGAAGCTGTTAGCGGGACAATGGATGCTCATTTGCGCTACTTCAAACAG GGCTATGAGTTATTGCATCAAATGGAGCCATATATTAATCAG GTATTGACTTATGCACAACAATCTAGAGAAAGGTCCAACTATGAGCAGGCGGCTCTTAGTGAAAGGATGCAGGATTTTAAAAGGCAGGTTGATCGTGAGAGTCGGTGGTCTTCCAATGGTTCTAATGGGTCTCCTAATGGAGATGGTATACAAGCGATTGGCCGAAGTTCTCATAAAATGATAGAGGCAGTTATGCAATCTGCTGCAAAGGGAAAG GTTCAAACAATTCGACAGGGTTATCTCTCAAAACGTTCCTCAAATTTGAGGGGTGACTGGAAAAGAAGATTTTTTGTTCTTGATAGCCGAGGAATGCTTTATTATTATCGAAAACAGTGCAGCAAATCATCT GCTTCTGGAAGTCAACTTTCAGGTCAGAGGAACAGTTCTGAGCTTGGTTCTGGACTTTTAAGTAGGTGGCTTTCTTCTCATTATCATGGTGGAGTTCATGATGAGAAGTCTGTTGCTCATCACACCGTGAATCTGCTCACATCAACAATCAAAGTCGACGCTGATCAGTCAGACCTGAGATTTTGTTTCAGGATTATTTCTCCAACAAAGAACTACACCCTACAG GCAGAGAGTGCACTTGATCaaatggattggattgaaaagaTAACAGGAGTTATTGCTTCACTACTTAGCTCACAAGGTCCTGACAGG TGTCTGCCTGCTAGTCCCATGGGAAGCAGTCACCATCGTTCTACCAGTGAGAGTAGTTCTTTTGAAAGCTCTGACTTTGATCACACTGCAGTTGACGAGCTTACACTGGAGAAGAGTTCTGCACATCTTGAGCGCCCATTGAGAGGTTCTCAGCAGCAACGGTCTTGCATGAAAAATGAGAAGCCAATTGATGTCTTGCGTAGAGTATGTGGCAATGACAGGTGTGCTGACTGTGGTGCCTCTGAACCAGATTGGGCATCATTAAATCTTGGTGTACTTGTTTGCATTGAATGTTCTGGTGTTCATCGTAATCTTGGGGTACATATATCAAAG gTAAGGTCTCTTACACTAGATGTTAAAGTGTGGGAGCCTTCTGTTATTGGATTGTTTCAATCTTTGGGTAATACCTTTGCCAATTCTGTCTGGGAGGAGCTATTGCAATCGAGAAGTGCTTTCCAGATTGATCTTGTCTCAACAGG CTCATACAAATCTGATAAACCACAACTGGGTTTTGTCAGTAAACCAAGTCATGCCGATTCTATATCAGTGAAAGAAAAATTTATTCATGCAAAG TATGCAGAAAAACTTTTTCTTCGCAAGCCGAAAGATAGGCAATATCCTCATCTGGTGGCACAACAGATGTGGGAGGGCGTTCAGACTAATGACAAAAAAGCGGTGTACCGTCACATTGTTAATTCCGAACCAGATGTAAATGCAATTTATAAGCAAGCATCTTTCGGCTCATCTTTAACTCTTGCCAAAGTAATGCTATTGCATGAACAGCCAAGCCTTGAGACAGGGGATTCCATGGGAAGGTCTTCTACCAGCTCTTTGAACTTGGGTGGTACAAGTGAAGGCCAGACAATGGACGATCTAGATGAATGCACTTTGCTTCATCTTGCATGTGAAACTGCAGATATAGGCATGCTCGAACTCCTCCTACAGTATGGTGCAAATGTAAATGCTACTGATATAAGAGGTCAAACGCCCCTCCACCGTTGTATTCTCAGAGGGAAAACAACATATATTAAATGGCTTCTTGCAAG GGGAGCCGATACACGAGCAGTGGACAGGGAAGGCAAAACACCCTTTGAGCTTGCTGTTGAGCTAAACTTTGATGATACTGATATCCTTGCTCTATTATCCGATTCCAGTGGATGA
- the LOC115712706 gene encoding inactive leucine-rich repeat receptor-like protein kinase CORYNE → MWVFSLTLLLPCSLDAFMDDTRPTHNISTLLLFLLLLFLHQPTLRCQESSGTSRTNKISSEPPSPSSSSRPSHFQNGVRRVILSIALGVLTGVGGALVVAFMVGCFVRYNNRTPILKGPVIFSPKIDPKTLQSALSSENQLLGSSSTGKYYRTVLDNGLTIAVKRLEPFSENGSLEGKGKSKSMKRLIQQELEVLASLRDRNLMSLRAYVRDKDRFYLVYDYMQSGSLEDAMSRVRENELQLGWDFRLRIAVGVIKGLQYLHSAVPQILHYNLKPTNVLLDAQFEPRLADCALVKLTPHIDRPTSGYSAPECFQNGRYTDKSDIFSFGMILAVLLTGRNPTEPFFGEASNGGSLGQWLRHLQQAGEAREALDKSIVGEVGEEGEEDEMLMAVRIAVVCLSDVPAERPSSDELVHMLTQLHSF, encoded by the exons ATGTGGGTTTTCTCTTTAACTCTCTTATTACCTTGTTCCTTGGATGCTTTCATGGATGACACAAGGCCTACCCACAACATCTCTACTCTGCTTTTGTTTCTATTGTTACTTTTTCTTCACCAGCCAACTCTGCGTTGCCAAGAGAGTAGTGGTACCAGCAGAACCAACAAAATCTCCTCTGAGCCTCCATCACCTTCTTCTAGTTCCAGACCCTCTCACTTCCAAAACGGCGTTCGCAGAGTCATTCTGAGCATTGCTTTAGGTGTTTTGACCGGAGTTGGGGGAGCCCTTGTCGTTGCTTTCATGGTCGGTTGCTTTGTCAGGTACAATAACAGAACCCCAATTCTCAAAGGCCCAGTAATATTCTCTCCCAAAATCGACCCCAAAACGCTGCAATCGGCTTTGTCGAGCGAAAATCAGCTACTGGGGTCAAGCTCGACTGGTAAGTACTACAGGACCGTGCTAGACAATGGGCTCACTATAGCAGTCAAGAGGCTCGAACCCTTTTCTGAGAACGGCTCACTGGAGGGTAAAGGCAAGTCTAAGTCAATGAAGAGACTCATACAGCAGGAGCTGGAAGTTCTTGCTAGCCTCAGAGACAGGAATTTGATGAGTTTAAGAGCTTATGTTCGTGATAAAGATAGGTTCTATTTGGTTTATGATTATATGCAGAGTGGGAGCTTGGAAGATGCTATGAGTAGAGTTAGGGAGAATGAATTGCAGCTTGGCTGGGATTTTCGTCTTCGAATTGCTGTTGGTGTGATTAAAGGGCTTCAGTATCTTCACTCGGCTGTTCCTCAGATTCTCCACTACAATTTAAAACCTACAAATGTCTTGTTGGATGCACAGTTTGAGCCCAGGTTGGCTGATTGTGCCTTGGTTAAGCTTACTCCCCATATTGATCGCCCAACTTCTGGTTATAGTGCTCCAGAGTGTTTTCAAAATGGCAG GTATACAGATAAAAGTGATATTTTCAGCTTTGGGATGATATTGGCAGTTCTGTTAACTGGTAGAAACCCAACCGAGCCGTTCTTCGGGGAAGCATCTAATGGGGGTAGTTTGGGGCAGTGGTTGCGGCACTTGCAGCAAGCAGGAGAGGCAAGAGAAGCTTTGGATAAGAGTATTGTAGGTGAAGTAGGAGAAGAAGGTGAGGAAGATGAGATGTTAATGGCAGTGAGAATAGCTGTTGTATGCCTTTCAGATGTGCCTGCTGAGAGACCTTCAAGTGATGAACTTGTTCATATGCTAACCCAATTGCACAGTTTTTAA